The window tgaaacaggtgagacgaaaaaatgacggaaaagaaaggaaaacgcAACGTAAATGTATCGCAAATGTAATCAAATATATGGCAAACGTATCGCAAATATATGGCAAACATATACGCAAATGTGTTGCAAATGTAACGCGCAGTGAacacaaaataaaggagTTACACGGAATACGCTAGGCGtagcaggggaaaaaagggaatacaaataaaaatcagAAAACTGCGGAATTTTCTGAGGAAAGAGCGCCACTCGGGGAAATGTGCACAACGAATGTGCCGTTTGCGTAACAGGTAATATGTGCGAAAACGCACGACCCGTGCGGACAGAATGAGGAACAACTCTTGCGCTCACCATGGCACTGCTCGTGGGGCATTTGCTCCACTGGAGGAGAGGGCCCGTCTCGTGCTTTttcgcaaaatgaaaaaaaaaaaaaaaaaaaaaaaaaagtccaaaTGCATGAAGGGGCAGCATAAATTAAGAGGCCTCGAAAAAGgctaaagaaaaatagcGGGGAGGCACAACGAATTAGGCGCACAGACGTTCTGAACGATGGATAATCATAAAAAGGGGACATGGAATAATGCATAACCATTTGCAATCTTTTACAACTCTCTTCCCTCTCTTTCGCTAGCGCGAATAGTACCCTCCCATATTCTTTTAATAACGtagggttaaaaaaaagaggggaaaaaaaaaaaaaaaaaaatggacaaaattctGTGCTTCAATGTGCTGATGACAAAAGAATGGAATCAAATGAGACAACACATGGAGTGAAGTCTCCTTGGATATTTCCCCAATTGGTGTGCGCACAGCGTGTccaaaccttttttttttttttttttttaatgtgaCTTCGCTCCAATTGGCATACACATAGGTGGAAATGATCCAGCAGTGGAGAAGCTCATCTCTCCTAatttgaacaaaaattatatgtCATCAACCTTTCACCCTTCTGGCTTCGGTCTATGTAGCACTGTGTAACAAAATACCCTTGACTGCTTAGCGAACCTTCCCTTCGTCCATGATCATCTGCAACGTGAAGTTAAAATGGGTATATTAGTTGTGCCCCTTTACGGGAATTGTGAAAGACAACTGGGGGTAAAACCGATGCACAGTAAATTGTGCACCGATTGTATACATCCCCAgggagagtaaaaaaaaaaaaaaaaaaattaattcgcTAAGGGGATCTCAACTCTCTGTGCACGACTGTTCTCCAGCCATATGGCAAAATTGGTTAAAGTACCAATTGGAAGGGGAGGATCAACTTGAATTTGCTTAATAGCAGAACAATCCTGTGCAGGCGGAGGCATATTCATGCAGGTGAGGGAAAAATTAGCTATTTCCCCTCTGACAGAAAGCAGATACTCCATGCGTGATTCCCGTGCAGCGTTTTCTTCTGGGTTTCTTCAGGTGATACATTTGTAGGTCTGCTTTCACCCCCATCTTTGCGCATTTGtccatttgtgcatttttctatttgatCAATTCCTTCTTACGATGCTACGGGATCTTTCTATAAAGGCACAGGTCAATTGCTAAGGGTGTGAATCCGCTTACATAGGGTCCCTACTAcaaacatatacatttatgtgcGCATTTGTTTTAGCTAGTCCGAACGCACGGGGGGACGAATGTCGGTTCCAGTGTtgaaaggttctttttttctcgctgAAGCCATCTCATCGAAATGGGAGGGGAGGCAATGTGTCGTTGCATGAGGTTCCATTCTTCTCGCGTTCTGGTTGCATGTCGTTTGTggtggggaaggaaaaaaaaaataaaataaaataaataaaataaataaagcacacaaaatggagagaaaaaaaaaaaataataaaataaaataataaatgaggAGCAATCAAAATAGCTAGTTAAGAATTCCCCAAATGACTTATGAGGAGTAGCAGAAATATTCTGTTAGGGCAAGAACATTAAGAACAACACTGTGGCAGAACAGAACGCGGAGGCATTTCCCCCTGCGAGAGGCGTGTACAGCAGCGCGAAGCACATGTTAGCAGAAGGCACCAGAAGGTAGCAACAGGAAATAGGAGGTACCACAATCACCGCGGCAACCACCGCGGAAACGCCTAGAATCTCGCGCGACACCGTGTAAATGCCCCCATGGGAGGCTGGAGCCCCCTGAGTCGTGCATTCTGGGTGCCCGGTAAGGGCAGAGAACTGGCGGGCAAGTACGAGAAAACGATTCTACTGATTTCTCTGCTGTACATCCCCGTAGTGTTGATATTGCAAAAGgtgatgaggaagaggaaggagatAGAGGCGAAGGCGTTGAAGGTGGCATGGAATGTGTGCCTGTCGGTGTTCTCCCTTATAGGAGTGTTGCTTATCCTTATATATGATCCAAGTGTGTTGAAGAGTATAATTCTGGAGGAGACAGAGTACAAACCGGAAACAAGAGCAGTCATCAGTATTTTCACGCTGACAAAAGTAGTGGAGTATGGAGATACCATATttctaattttaaaaaaaaaaaaattaacattctTACACAGTTACCATCACTTAAGTGTAGTTATCTATTGTTTATATTCTCAGAAAGAGTTAGTTTCTCACGCGCATTACTTTGTCTTTCTCAACTTAGTGGTCCACACTattatgtatttttattttggctTTATTTATATAGTCCCAAAAATTCTGTACAAGGTCAGGCGATTTATAACATGTTTGCAAATACTTCAAATGTTCAttggcatttttatttcctactatgctataaaaaatgtggataATGAAATATACGTAAAAAATGCAATAGCTAGTTTAGCTTTATACTTAACATATGCCATAttgtttttaaatttttattttaataattattgcaaaaatgtaaaaagcaACGTTGCCACGTACATTATCAGCGTACATATATTGGGACTCATTGGACTTATAATGATATGTACAAGTAATGACACTCTAAGGTTATTCATTGAAGTGTCTATTGGATGTGTATTCACGTTAACGTTACTCAGTTGctcctttcattttaacaCTCATTATTGTAACAtttggaagaacaaaataggCGACTCAAACGTTTTCGAGCAGACAGACTTATTTAACATTTATAAGGATAAGTACTTTTCCAATATGgccttcttaaaa is drawn from Plasmodium knowlesi strain H genome assembly, chromosome: 7 and contains these coding sequences:
- a CDS encoding fatty acid elongase, putative — translated: MGGWSPLSRAFWVPGKGRELAGKYEKTILLISLLYIPVVLILQKVMRKRKEIEAKALKVAWNVCLSVFSLIGVLLILIYDPSVLKSIILEETEYKPETRAVISIFTLTKVVEYGDTIFLILKKKKLTFLHSYHHLSVVIYCLYSQKELVSHAHYFVFLNLVVHTIMYFYFGFIYIVPKILYKVRRFITCLQILQMFIGIFISYYAIKNVDNEIYVKNAIASLALYLTYAILFLNFYFNNYCKNVKSNVATYIISVHILGLIGLIMICTSNDTLRLFIEVSIGCVFTLTLLSCSFHFNTHYCNIWKNKIGDSNVFEQTDLFNIYKDKYFSNMAFLKKMTVHMIKTFLLCFNGLATYAHDTIFLFVNFYSERLKRIAHESAVMERGGQSLIAGRQLVGDFATKRSTHGNAQIHVHANEQMSGQMNVHANRRTNVVHTPNEGKNRTNKVIFLIKDLYNRSIISYIIYKSPIESISKNLESISPDQSVKKSAELTLLGMAKQVIQNYLLYIVCLILPIYYGLRVYNDALLGLCVHGALRWLIEIYSTKIFNKSHKLHGH